A stretch of DNA from Indicator indicator isolate 239-I01 unplaced genomic scaffold, UM_Iind_1.1 iindUn_scaffold_154, whole genome shotgun sequence:
AGGGCCTTAAATTTTGGGGGATTTAGGGAGGGTTTGAGGTGCTTAAGGGAGTTTGGAATGGGGTTTAGGGGGATTTAGGGAGGGTTTTGGGGAGGTTGTGAGGTGTTtagggaggttggagggggGGGTTAGGGACGTTGTGAGGTGTTTTAGAGAGGTTGGGGGTGGGTCTTAGAAAGTTTTTGAGGGATTTTCGGGGGTCATTGTCCCCAACCTGAGTCACTCTCCAAGTTCACTGCTTGGCAAATGCCAAACCTCAGAGAGGTTCCTGGGAGTTGAATGTTGTCTGGATTGAGTTGGAAGAACTTGCAAGAGGCTTGAAAAAATCTTTTATTGGGATTGTTCCCTGCTCCAGGCACATTTTCCATGGAATCCCTGACTTGCAGCAACATGGAACAGTTGCTTTTGCCCTGAGTGTACCAAGCCAGTCCTGGGGTTGGTGATGATTgcggatgatgatgatggtgacaTCACCTAGCAGGGTTTATGAAGACCACCTTGGTGCCCAGCATGGCATGGAGACCCCACCCTGGTTGTGAcactgccttgccctgccctctgaccctcctccccccagacaAGGCATATTTAAGGACTCTACCTGAGGATGGGATGGCACAGCAGCAACTGGTGCCACTGGTGCTACTGGTGCAGCCACCCCACATCCCAGAAgagcaaaacccagcagaagGGTTCGGGTTGGGGCAGCTCTACCAGCAGGATACCCTGGCAGTGGCACtgtcagcagggcaggaggggccTATGGCTGCTGGGCACCTCCTGGTGGCACTGGGAGCAGCAACCCTTGGAAGCTTTGCTGCCACTCTTCATCTTcaggtggctgcagctgggctggtgctgggccAGGTCACTGCTGCACCAGAAGCCCTCATGGCAGTGAGTGCAGCTCTACAGCTTCTCACTGGTGTGGAGGCGACGGTGCCTGCGGAGACCAGAGCTGTAGGCAAAGCTCTTGCCACAGACACCACAGATCTATGGCTTCTCCCCAGTGTGGAAGTGACAGTGACTCTGGAGAGCATAGCTCTGgctgaagctcttgccacagtcacCGCAGCTGTAGGGCTTCTCCCCAGTGTGGAGGTGCCAGTGCTGGATTAGTGCAGTGCTGTTGGTGAAGCTTTTGTCACAGTCACTGCAGGGGAACTGCTTCTTCCTGCCATGCATTTGGCAGTGCTGCTTGAGAGTAGAGCTGTGGGCAAAGCTCTTGCCACACTCAGCACAGCTGTatgccttctccctggtgtGGAGGTGACGGCGACACATCAGAGTCCTACTGCTggtgaagctcttgccgcaGTCACCGCAGCTGTGCAGCTTCTCCCCAGTGTGGATGGCTTGGTgacagctgagagcagagctgctggcaaagcTCTTGCCACACTCACCACAGCTGTAGGGCTTCTCCCCCGTGTGGAGGTGATGGCTGAGAGCAGACCTGCGGGCAAAGCTCTTGTCGCAGTCACCACAGTGGAATGGCTTCTCCCCAGTGTGGAGGCGACGGTGACATTTAAGAGCATAGCTCTgggtgaagctcttgccacactcACCACAGCTGTAGGGCTTCTCCCCAGTGTGGATGCGACGGTGACATTTGAGAGAAGAGCTCTgggtgaagctcttgccacagtcacTGCAGACATAGGACTTCCCagtgtgggtttggtggtgatatctgagagcagagctgtaggtgaagctcttgccacactcACCACAGCTGTAGGGCTTCTCTCCAGTGTGGAGGCGACGGTGACTGCTTAGAGCAGAGCACTTggtgaagctcttgccgcaGTCACCGCAGCTGTAGGGCTTCTCCCCAGTGTGGATGCCACGGTGATGACAGAGAGAAGACCTGAGGGCAAAACTCTTGCCACAGTCACCACAGCTGTAGGGTTTCTCCCCAGTGTGGAGGCGACAGTGATTGCAGAGTGCAGAGATGCGGGCAAAGCTCTTGCCGCAGTCACCACAGCTGTAGGGCTTCTCCCCAGTGTGTATGTGACGGTgactgctgagagcagagatgTGGGCAAAGCTCTTGCCGCAGTCACCACAGCTGTAGGGCTTCTCCTTGGTGTGGAGGAGATGGTGACTGTGGAGTCCAGAGATCTGggtgaagctcttgccgcaGTCACCGCAGCTGTAGGGCTTCTCCCCAGTGTGGAGTCGATGGTgactgctgagagcagagctgtaggCAAAGCTCTTGCTACAGTCTCCGCAGCTGTAGGGCTTCTCCCTGGTGTGGAGGCGACGGTGActcctgagagcagagctgtaggcaaagctcttgccacagtcacCACAGCTGTAGGGCTTCTCCCCGGTGTGGAGGCGACGGTgacagctgagagcagagctgctggcaaagcTCTTGCCACACTCACCACAGCCATAGGGCTTCTCCCCAGTGTGGAGGTGCCAGTGCTGGATTAGAGCAGTGCTCTtggtgaagctcttgccacagtcacTGCAGGGGAACTGCTTCTTCCTGCCATGTGTTTGCAAGTGCTGCCTGAGAGTAGAGCTGCGGGCAAAGCTCTTGccacactcactgcagctgtaGGGCTTCTCCCCAGTGTGGAAGCGATGGTGCCTGTTAAGGTAGGAACTGCTgatgaagctcttgccacactcACCACAGCTGTGCAGCCTCTACCCAGTGTGGAGGCGACGGTGACAgttgagagcagagctgctcccaaaGCTCTTGCCGCACTCAGCGCAGCCCAACCGCAGCTTGGTGCCCGGCTGGGTGCCTCCCCGCTGCCGCCGGGGGAAGCTGGAGAGCTTCTGGCCGCAGTGGGTGCAGAAGAAGCGCTGCTGGGTACCAGGCTGGGGGCACCGCTGCGTCCCTGGCTGCCAGCCACCGGGAGGCTCTGCCCGCACTCGGGGCACTGCTCGGCTGGCACAGGGGGGTCCGCGGCAGCTTCACCctcctcttcatccttcttctcttcctccgcctcttcctcctgctgttcctCCTCCagttcctcctccagctcctcctcttcctcctcctcctccttctctttttcttcctcctcttcctccacttTCTCCTTCTCGTCCTCCTGCTGCATTTCGGTCTCGGGGGGGCTCTCGCCCGGCTCCTTCCGAGGCTCCATGCTGGGGAGCTCAGCCCGctgccagccccaggtcccAACTGCCCGCGGCCAGCCCCAGCGGGCAGGAGCCTTGGACCGCCCAAGCACGGAGCCCGGAAGCTGCACGGCCGAGATCCCGGCGCCAGCTCTCGGCACTGTCGCGATAGTTCCGATCGTCGCCCTGCTCTCAGCTCCGGGCCCCACTGCTTCTTGCAACAAAGGCTCGTTCGGAGCTGTGCCTGGCAACGGGGGCGGGACAGCGCTGCggctgctggtggcactggggtTACTGGTGACACGGAGGTTACTGGTGGCGCTGAGCCTACTGCTATCACCAGGGTGCTGGTGTTACTGATGCCACTGTTCACTGGTGCCACTGGTGCTACTGGTACCACTGTTCACTGGTGTTTCCTGTGCTACTGGTGTTACTGGTACCACTGTTCATTGGTGCCACTGGTGCTACTGGTGCCACTGGTGTTACTCATCTGTCACCTCCTGCCCTTTCCTCAGCCAGCTGATGAAGACCAGGGGTGGCCAGAACTTGTCCACGTAGCAGGTTAAGATCTTGGGGTCCCCCAGCTCCACTCGGTGCTTGGGGAGCACCTTCACCTTGGGTGGCACTGGGGacctggggaggagggaagggttgGTGGTGCTGCCACCCAAGCCTGGGCCATGCTAAGGCTCCCTTGAGACCAAAGGGCTCACCCAAAGGGCTCTGGGAGATGTTGGGTTGCTGCTCTGGGAAGTCCATCCAGGACTTGCCCaagatgctgctctgcagagctccctgggcCTCGAAGGAAAGGTGGCCAAGGCCCCATACTCAGGCGGGTGCCAGATGGtctcctgcttctgcaggtCCACATGGAAGATCTCATCAGGACTGATGGCCACCAGGAACTgcccctccccctgctgctgtggcccAAACCACTGCTGGAACTCAGCTTGGTGGATCTTGACCCCCACTGCCAGGAAATGGGGATCAGGGGCAGTGACCCCCACATCTCCGTGGGGCTGCCCCAGCATCTTCTCatcacccccccccctcccccccctgctCCCACCAGGGACCCTGCTTTAGGTCagagaggcaggggacaggagcCCAGCTTCAAGACACGTTGGTGGCCACTGGAACTTCTTGGTGGTCAGTGTTGGCCTCCAGGAGGTTCTTCGATCTGATGAGGTCCATCAGGGCCAGAGAGGGGCACTGGGGACCATCATGATTGGTATGGGACTGGTGGTGCCCACTGGTGGTGCCCAGTTGGTGGCCCATAGTGGACAATGAGGATATTTTGGAGCCAGTTAGTGGCCATTGGAGCCATCTGGTGGCCTTAATGCTCTCTGGTAGTCTTctccccaccaccacagccTCATGGAACTGAGACACAGAGGTCCTGGGGAAGAGTTCTCCTGGGCCCCACTTCACCCTGTCTCCACCAGTGTCATCTGCAGGGCCTTTTGTCACCCAGAGGCTGGGACCAGTGAAGGTCTTGCCAGGCTGTGGGACCCTGGCCTGTTCCCAGACACGCTGCAGAGTGGGCTGGGAGGTCCCAGGTCTGTTggacaccagcactgctgccccacACCTCAGCACCTCTTGGCTCAGGCTGTTGGAGCTCTTAGCAAGAGACTCTCCTggtccctgggtgctgctgggacctgaggctgctctgctgggggctACTGGGGTCCATCTGGCTGAGAagaagagccacagagccagggCACTGGGGGGGATTGGTGAGGGGGTGTAAATAGACTTGGGGAGTGGTCCCCCCTTCCTACATGCCTCCCCACACAAGGGTTACCCACAGTTGGGGGGACAAAGATCCCCCATGCCCCAGGGCACCGCCCGAAGCTTGCCACCATCCCCACCACACCCACCCATGGCTCCAGCTGTGTCCCCCCTGCCCCATCACTCACCTCTCCCAGCCCCCATTCCGGTGGGatcagcagagccagcagtgccagctggaTTCCCCATCCCCCACCCatcactgctgcaggcaccgAGCcgtgccagcagcaccagatGAGGCGTGGGGGTGGCTCTGGGGACTCAGTGCCCCTCAGTGCCCGGCCGATGggaggcagccctgctgctgactcggctgtgcccaggcagagcagcagcccagggcaccCCGCAGAGCAGACGGACGGACGGACGCCCAGCCAGGGTGCCAAGGGGGCAGCGATGGCCTTGGGCCGGGCACGGCCCTGcggagggctgtgggcagggggcagctgGGGGCTGCCGAGGGGAAAGAGCCCCAAAGCTGGCTGGGGccagcagccccctccctggggccACTGCTCCAGCCAGGGGCCAAGTGGCGCTGGGAGCCCTGCGGGGCTCGGCTCTGCCTGGGGACTGCTGACGCTGCCCAGCCCCGCTCCTTACTGGGCCGTGCTGGGGCTCCCAGTGCCGCTCCTGGGGGGGGCTGGGCCGagagctcagcttgctcagggggtgccagcagcactgcagcctctgctgcgtCAGCCATGGagcctggtgctgtgctgggagctgtggccgtgctgctggcactggtggTGCCGGGAGCCCAGCCGGCTGGTGCTGAGGAGCTCTCAGGTGGGCTCAGAGCTGGGGCACGGGGAggggctgctgggcttgggtgGTGCCCTCCCAGGTGCTGGGGGgctgctgtcccctcctgctccccactgcTGGGTGCCAgtccctcctgccctggcctcccctggctgctccctggttgtgcccagtgcccaggCTGAGCCACGGAGTCCTCTCGGGGTCAGGATCCCCCCAGCAGCGCTGTGGCAGCTGCGTGGCACTGggggaggctgggaggggagtGACGATGGGGAGGGGGCTCCATGGTGTCTCGCTGCCCTCCCCTGACCTGGCCTCTGCACCCCCAGGGTTTTTTCCTGGAGGTGAATAAGTTTGAGTGCCACTTCCTCAACGGCACCGAGAGGGTCAGGTTTGTGCACAGGACCATCCACAACCGGGAGCAGTTTGCTCACTTCGACAGCGATGTGGGGATCTATGTGGCCGACACCCCCCTTGGTGAGCCCCAAGCGCAGTGCTGGAACAGCCAACAGGACTAtatggagcagagaagggctgAGGTGGACACCTACTGCCGGCACAACTACAAGGTGGCGACTCCATTCCCCGTGGAGAGGAGAGGTGAGAGCATGGCAGAGCCTTTCCCTGGGCAATGGGCACCAGCCAAGCCCCTGGCACTCCCCAAATCCCCCAAGCCCAGCATGgctcagggtgggaagggagctgtgGGGATCCGGATGGGAGCCTCATGGCActtcagcagccaggcaggagctgctggtccCTTGTGCCCATCCCCCATCACTAAGGTGGTCCCTGCCTGGCtcaagcccagcccagccccgtgCAGGGTTCCCTCTTTGCCTTcgtgagagctgggggcagggggagacCAGAAAGGGGAAATGGGTGGGAAGGCTGCCAGGGGGTGTCCAAGAGAAACTTCCCCCCATGGCCAGGGctgtcagcagtgcccaggggagagctggggagggaagagctgagcctggagactgctggagctgagccagCAGGATAGTGCCCCACAACATAGCCCTTTGGAGAGgttgctggcagcaggcagcactgcaacGACCCCCACCCAGGGCTGGTGCCATGGAATCCCTGCAGGgtagggctgggaagggacctctggagctctcccagcccaagccccctgctccagcagggcacccacagcagcttgcccaggatgccaatggccagggggggttggaagctctccagagatgcATTGTCCACAAGctctcttgggcagcctgctctggggctcagAACCCTGCCAGCCAAGAAGGTTCTTGTgatggaagctcctgggaggcaACTCTGTGCCCAGGGCCCTTTGTCCTGCGTgtggcagcagggagaagagcctggccccagcctcttgccctgcagcccttggctcttgctgagcacagagaagatgccctgggctggcaggagggcagagtGTGGCTGTGCCAGGTGCAGAGAGGACCTGGGGAGTCCCTGGGCATGTCCTGTGCTGCTTGGGGACCCCAGAGGCAAAGGTGTGTGAGATTCGGGGCAGGGTGGtggctgcctgggctgtgtcAGCCCCTTGGCAGCTGTCTGTGGCTGTCCCCCAGTGCCACCCCAGGTGCAGATCCACGCTGTGCAGTCGAGCTCCCTGCCCCAGAGCACCAGGCTGGTTTGTGCCGTGATGGATTTCTACCCCGCGGAGGTGGAGGTGAAGTGGTTCAGGAACGGGCAGGAGGAGACGGAGAGCGTGGTGTCCACGGAGGTGCTGCAGAACGGGGACTGGACCTACcaggtgctggtgctgctggaaagcagcccgcAGCGTGGGGACACCTACCTGTGCCAGgtggagcacagcagcctgcagcaccccatcaggcagcactggggtaaggccctgccctggccctggggcagcctggggcagctgggggAGCACAAGGTGCTTGTGGGGTCCCCATCTGCCATGGAGTCCTGCTGGGGAAGCttgggagctgtggggctggagagggagggtggtgGCTGGGGTCTGCCTTGACTTCAGccctcagccccctccccactctCGTCCCCACAGAGCTGCCGTCGGCCCCCGGCCGCAGCAAGATGCTGACAGGGGTGGGGGGCTTGGTGCTGGGGCTCCTCTTCCTGGGCCTGGGGCTCTGCCTCCACCTGCGCAGCAAGGTGAGCTGGGGGGGGCACAGCGGCTGGGGGCCTctctctgcccagagaggtgctggaggctccagctctggaggctttccaaccccccctggccatggtGCCCCTGAGGAGGGGCTCTGGGTGCCTCTGGGGGAGGGGCTCTGGGTGCCTCTGGGGGAGGGACTCTGGGTGCCCCTGAAGAGGGACTCTGGGTGCCCCTGGGGGAGGGACTCTGGGTGCCTCTGGGGGAGGGGCTCTGGGTACCCCTGTTGGAGGGGCTCTGGGTGCCCCTGGGGGAGGGGCTCTGGgtgcctctgctccagcaggggtaGGACTCGAtgctctgcagaggtccctgctgccccccagcactctGTGCCTCTGGGATTCTTCTCTCCCCACTGGGCTCctgaagcagctcctgcctctgcccctctgcttggCCACCAGCCAGGCCctgcacagagggcactgtcagcaagtttgctggtggcaccaagctggcaggacaggctgccacaggagggttgtgctgcccttcagccagccctggacaggctgagagctgggcagggagaaatggaatgaggtccaacaagggcaaggggagagtcttgcacctggcaAAGAACAACctcagggagcaggagaggttgggacctgagctgctggagagcagggaaggggaagaggccctgggggtgctggtgggtggaaGGGTGACCAGGAGCCAGcgatgtgctctggtggccaagaaggccaagggcaccctggggtgcattggaagggctgtggtcagtagtcaagagaggttctccttgtcctctactctgccctgctgaggccacatctggagtattgtgtccagttctgggcccctcaggtcaagaaggacctcagggatctgcttgaaagagtccagcacagagccaggaaaatgctgcaggcagtggaaggtcttcctgaggaggagagcctgagggagctgagggctctggagcttggcgaggaggagcctgagggtgagctcagtgctggggataaagatgtgcagggggagtgcccagaggctggagccaggctctgctgggggatgcccaatgccagcacaaggggcagtgctggaagctgaggcagaggaagttccatgggaacaggaggaagaatttttgccctgtgaaggtgacagagccctggagcaggctgtccaggggggttgtggagtctccctctctggagagattcaagagctgcctggatgtgttcctgtgtgccctgctctaggtggccctgccctggcaggggcctggactggatgagccttggaggtcccttccagcccctaaaattctgtgagtctgtgacagCCCCACCGAGGGTGCTTGGACCTCCTCAGCTTGGCTTTGGTGGTTGCTGTCCCACAGGAGAAGGCAGAGTCCCTacagcctgccctgtgctcccctccccccacatcCCTTTGCTGCTGGCTCCCTCCTTGCCCAAATTCTCCCAATTGCACAGCAAAATCACTTCCCCCTCCTCAGCTTCTGCTTCAGGCTCTCTGCTCAGATTATCACagcatggaagggacctctggaggtcatccagcccaagcccccctgccaggaCAGGACCacgcagggcagggcacacaggaacacatccaggggggtctggaagctctccagagaaggagactccacaacctctctgggcagcctgctccaggcctccagcagcctcacaccacagaagtttctcctccagcagcctcacacctcAGAGGTTTCTCCTCCAACAGCCTCACACctcagaagtttctcctccagcagcctcacacctcagaagtttctcctccaacAGCCTCACACctcagaagtttctcctccaacAGCCTCACACctcagaagtttctcctccagcagcctcacacctcagaagtttctcctccagcagcctcacacctcagaagtttctcctccagcagcctcacacctcagaagtttctcctccagcagcctcacacctcagaagtttctcctccagcagcctcacacctcagaagtttctcctccaacAGCCTCACACctcagaagtttctcctccaacAGCCTCACACctcagaagtttctcctccaacAGCCTCACACctcagaagtttctcctccaacAGCCTCACACctcagaagtttctcctccaacATCCTCACACctcagaagtttctcctcctggggtccactttgtgccccttgccccttgccctgtccctgggcactactgagcagagcctggccccagcctcttgccccccacccttcagttATTGATCAGCAATGATCAGCtccccctctggggctgctcctcctcaggcCAATcagcccccagggctctcagcccttcctcctccccagagtggcttccaggtccttcctcatcctcacagcccccaCTGGACTCTTCCCCCAGCGCTTCCCTggctctctggaactggggagcccagaagtgggcAGAGggctccaggtgtggcctcagcagggcagagcagagggggcaggaggacctccctggacctgctggcgcCCAGCAGACCTTTAATGACCAGAAATAGTCATTAATAGCAAATTATATCAATTGACAGTGAATAATAGACTTGTGAATAGCAATTGATATCAATTATTGCCCATTATTGGCCATCAGTGCTCATTAATAGCAAATATAAAGGCATTAATAGTAAATAACACTAATTAATGCCCATTAATAGCCACAAGCACCCATTATTAATGCCCTTTAATAGGCACAAGCACCCATTAATATCAATTATCATCATTAATAGCAAATAACACCAAATAATGCCCAGTAAGAGCCATAAGCATCTATCAGTAGCAATTAGTATAGTTATTAATAGCAAATCACACCAATTAATGTCTATTAATAGCCACAAATACTGGTTAATCAGAAATTATTTAGTCATTGGTAGCAATGTCAATTATTGCCTATTAATACCCATAAATATCCATTAATAGCAAATGACAAATTCATTAATAGTAAATAATACAGTCATTAATAGCCAACAATAGAGTCATTAATAGCAAATATAATCCATAAATTACCACTAATAGCAATTAATAGCCACAAATGCATACTCATAGCAAACAATTCCTTCATTAATGCACATTTATGTGAATTAATACAGCCACTAATAGCAAATAATTCCCATTAGTAGCAATTAATAGCAACAAATATCCATGAATAGCAATTAACATCTTCATTAATAGCAAATATAATCAATTAATACAAATTAATAGCACATAGTAAGGATAATTACCCATTAATGGCAATTAATAAAGTCATTGCTAGCAAATAACATcaatttatatttattaatatCCATAAATACCATCTAGAAGTAATTGATATGCCCATTAATAGCAATTAATAAAGTTAATAATTTCATAAAATTGCCAATTAGTAGCAATTAATAACCACAGATACCCATAAATAGCAATTAATATACGCATTAATAGCAATTAGTGGGATATAAATGCTCATTATAGCCACAAATACCCAATAATAGCAATTAATTAAGTCATTAATAGCAATTCATATCAATTAATATAGCCATTAATCGCAATCAATAACCACTAATACAAATTAATTTCCATTAATAGCAATCAATGCACCATAAATACTCATTGACAGCAATTATTAGCCCTAGGCAGCCATTAATGAAATTAACACTTATCAATAGCAATTAATAACCACTAACAGCAATTAATAACCACTGATACCAATTAATAATCATTAATAGCAATTAATAACCAATAATAGCAATTAATTCTTGTTAATAGCAATTAACTATCATTAATAGCAATTAATAACATCCATAAGAATTGATAACCACTAATAGCAAGTAATAACTAGTGATACCAATTAATAACCATTAATAGCAACTAAACCATTAATTGCAATTAATATACATTAATAGCAACCATTAATACTCGATAGCAATTAATAGCCACCAATTACAATGAATGACCACTAGTAGCAATGAATAACCATTAATAGCAATTCTCATTAATGGCAATTACTCTCCATTAATAGCGATTAATAACTATCCATAGGAATTAATAGCCACTAATAGCAATTGATAACCATTTATAGCAACTGAGAGCCATTAATAATCATTGATAGCAATTAATAGTCACCCAATCAATTAATGACCACTAGTAGCAATCAATAACCACTAATAGCAATTAATAACCATTAATTATAAGTCAttaagcagcagctggagttgAATTGGGGCCGAAAAGCACGAATTAGGTCAATGTCTGGGGAGGTTCCTCTGGAGCCTCCTTGTCCCCAGGGCCTTGGGGACATCCCCAGGGGGCCTGAGGTCACTGCTGCCCCCCTGGGAACATCCCTGGGGGTGAGGACACTTCCACCCACCCTGGTGCCACCCTTGTGCCCATCATGGGCTGGGGACATGGTGCCACCCACCCTGATGCCATCCTTGTGCCCATCACAGGTTGGGGACACCCAACCTGGTGCCATCCTTGTCCCCACCATGGCTTGGGGACACGGTGACAGCCACCCTGGTGCCACCATTGTCCCCATCATGGGGTTGGGGACACTCAACCTGTTGCCACCCTGAAGCCATCCTTGTGCCCATCATGGCTTGGGGACACAGTGACAGCCACCCTGGGGCCATCCCTGGTGCTGGGGGCACTGTGCCACCCCCCCTGGTGCCACCCACCCTGGCGCCACCCTTGCCCCCACCCCCGACCCTCACTGGGCTGGTGGCCTCCGCTCCCTGTCCCCAGGCTCCGGGGCCCCCAGGGCAGCGCCGGGGGCCAGGTCCCGGCCCTGGGTGAGCTCCTGTAggctgagaggagctgcagggccgGCAGCGGCCTGGGGGTGGcgctgcagcagcacctggcacagccatgccagcagtgcccagaacTCGGGGAAGGACAGGAGCCCATCCCCGTCCGCGTCCAGCGCCGAGAAGAGAGCAGCCACGGCCCGGGGCTGGGCGGTGCCCTGCGGGGACAGCGTGGGGACAGTGTGGGGACAGTGTGGGGAGAGCTTGGGGACAGTGTGGGAACAGCGTGGGGATAGAGTGGGGAGAGCTTGGGGACAGTGTGGGGACAGTGTGGGGACAGCGTGGGGACAGCATGGGGACAGTGTGGGGAGAGCTTGGGGACAGTGTGGGGACAGCGTTGGGACAG
This window harbors:
- the LOC128980397 gene encoding LOW QUALITY PROTEIN: zinc finger protein 345-like (The sequence of the model RefSeq protein was modified relative to this genomic sequence to represent the inferred CDS: substituted 1 base at 1 genomic stop codon), with amino-acid sequence MNSGTSNTSSTGNTSEQCNPSATSSRSAVPPPLPGTAPNEPLLQEAVGPGAESRATIGTIATVPRAGAGISAVQLPGSVLGRSKAPARWGWPRAVGTWGWQRAELPSMEPRKEPGESPPETEMQQEDEKEKPGTQRCPQPGTQQRFFCTHCGQKLSSFPRRQRGGTQPGTKLRLGCAECGKSFGSSSALNCHRRLHTGXRLHSCGECGKSFISSSYLNRHHRFHTGEKPYSCSECGKSFARSSTLRQHLQTHGRKKQFPCSDCGKSFTKSTALIQHWHLHTGEKPYGCGECGKSFASSSALSCHRRLHTGEKPYSCGDCGKSFAYSSALRSHRRLHTREKPYSCGDCSKSFAYSSALSSHHRLHTGEKPYSCGDCGKSFTQISGLHSHHLLHTKEKPYSCGDCGKSFAHISALSSHRHIHTGEKPYSCGDCGKSFARISALCNHCRLHTGEKPYSCGDCGKSFALRSSLCHHRGIHTGEKPYSCGDCGKSFTKCSALSSHRRLHTGEKPYSCGECGKSFTYSSALRYHHRIHTGEKPYSCGECGKSFTQSYALKCHRRLHTGEKPFHCGDCDKSFARRSALSHHLHTGEKPYSCGECGKSFASSSALSCHQAIHTGEKLHSCGDCGKSFTSSRTLMCRRHLHTREKAYSCAECGKSFAHSSTLKQHCQMHGRKKQFPCSDCDKSFTNSTALIQHWHLHTGEKPYSCGDCGKSFSQSYALQSHCHFHTGEKP
- the LOC128980398 gene encoding LOW QUALITY PROTEIN: mamu class II histocompatibility antigen, DR alpha chain-like (The sequence of the model RefSeq protein was modified relative to this genomic sequence to represent the inferred CDS: deleted 2 bases in 1 codon); the encoded protein is MGAGRVGVKIHQAEFQQWFGPQQQGEGQFLVAISPDEIFHVDLQKQETIWHPPEYGALATSFEAQGALQSSILGKSWMDFPEQQPNISQSPLVPPKVKVLPKHRVELGDPKILTCYVDKFWPPLVFISWLRKGQEVTDE
- the LOC128980399 gene encoding class II histocompatibility antigen, B-L beta chain-like, giving the protein MEPGAVLGAVAVLLALVVPGAQPAGAEELSGVFLEVNKFECHFLNGTERVRFVHRTIHNREQFAHFDSDVGIYVADTPLGEPQAQCWNSQQDYMEQRRAEVDTYCRHNYKVATPFPVERRVPPQVQIHAVQSSSLPQSTRLVCAVMDFYPAEVEVKWFRNGQEETESVVSTEVLQNGDWTYQVLVLLESSPQRGDTYLCQVEHSSLQHPIRQHWELPSAPGRSKMLTGVGGLVLGLLFLGLGLCLHLRSKVGDTQPGAILVPTMAWGHGDSHPGATIVPIMGLGTLNLLPP